In Brevibacillus brevis, a genomic segment contains:
- a CDS encoding S-layer homology domain-containing protein, producing MKIKLMTLITFLTLTLFSSSATAATFSDVPNDHWAKDTIERAVDQGIIKGYPGNRFAPDEHVSVAAFFTMLSRAYQVPITPNNKKVEHWADPIYEAIEKYQYPFSKLQQKYINRWESKFLYRDRPITRTEVAEIIAGADGVNYRGDFAIHYILSKGYASGKLNGQTSILSYHGKSFLTRAEAVAFIEKLKTNGLKELRVRPQQPSDPKKLPPLPDNQFPDPKEGFLHEVLMNYPGYYVEPLHPNVNSMFRAIQREIIPAEKNGDDAKLELIIHFEDLTEFGDDFHGFKNEEDVRLGGLSSIVISDLENDNAVLIAIDTFRQFDIEPPPRFHEIIKEVMTSKLKKVVPYNGGQFIIVYQVSQLTISLQKK from the coding sequence GTGAAGATAAAATTAATGACTTTGATTACATTCTTAACATTAACACTCTTTTCATCGTCAGCTACTGCCGCAACATTTTCAGACGTACCAAATGATCATTGGGCAAAAGATACTATTGAGCGAGCGGTAGATCAAGGGATCATAAAAGGATATCCGGGTAACCGCTTTGCACCAGATGAACATGTATCAGTTGCCGCCTTTTTTACCATGTTGTCCAGAGCCTACCAAGTTCCGATTACTCCTAACAATAAGAAAGTAGAACATTGGGCAGACCCGATTTATGAAGCCATCGAAAAATATCAATATCCCTTTTCAAAATTACAGCAAAAGTATATAAATCGTTGGGAATCTAAGTTTCTCTATAGGGATCGGCCGATCACTCGAACTGAAGTAGCAGAAATCATTGCAGGGGCAGATGGGGTGAACTATCGCGGGGATTTTGCAATTCATTATATTCTCAGCAAAGGCTACGCAAGCGGAAAACTCAACGGGCAAACGAGCATATTATCCTATCATGGCAAGAGTTTCTTAACTAGAGCAGAAGCGGTAGCATTTATTGAGAAATTAAAAACCAACGGCTTAAAAGAACTTCGGGTTCGTCCTCAACAACCAAGTGATCCAAAGAAATTACCACCATTACCTGATAATCAGTTCCCTGATCCAAAGGAAGGGTTTCTTCACGAAGTGTTGATGAATTATCCAGGTTATTATGTTGAACCACTCCATCCAAACGTCAATTCCATGTTTAGGGCTATTCAGCGAGAGATTATCCCTGCCGAAAAAAATGGAGATGATGCAAAACTCGAACTGATCATCCATTTTGAAGATCTTACAGAGTTTGGTGACGATTTTCATGGTTTTAAGAATGAAGAAGACGTGCGCCTTGGTGGTCTTTCTTCAATTGTCATTTCTGATTTAGAAAACGACAACGCGGTTCTGATTGCCATAGATACCTTCCGTCAATTTGATATCGAACCCCCTCCTCGTTTTCATGAAATCATCAAGGAGGTAATGACATCCAAACTGAAAAAAGTAGTTCCGTATAACGGAGGGCAATTTATAATAGTCTATCAAGTAAGTCAGTTAACGATTTCTTTACAGAAGAAATGA